The Thunnus maccoyii chromosome 15, fThuMac1.1, whole genome shotgun sequence DNA segment GCTCCAATTTAAGGATCAACACGTCACTAATTAGCAGGGGTGTgtcgaatacaaatacattattctgcaaagcacaaataatgggtttttttaatgaatatttgtttcatacaaatatttttaaaaatatttgttagtctgtctgcaatgaggtgatgagtaaagtcgtctatgatctgggagactcctgTTCAAGatccagtgtggggacctccttcataaggtagtttatttatgaacacttattgtaacactttaattttctaaaattaaaagcgtaataaaaacaaaaacaagatttttaagcctctttccacttttattcaaatacaaatacaaatacaaataattttgctgcctcaataaatacaaatacaaatactgggctctctgcacaccCCTACTAATTAGTTAGGAGTGCAGCGTCTGCAGAACGAAAtaggaaagaggagaaagttATAACAAGATTAAGGAATGGTCATACTGGTCTAAACAGTTCTCTCTGTGTGACTTGAAAACATAGTAATGGAAAGTGTGAATATtgtggagaggaaaaaacagtGGACCAGAACGTCTGGAGAGCAAAATATCAGtaatattctaaaaaaaaaaaatcttgtatcttataaaaaaaaaggtgttggAAACTCCTACTAGACTATTTAAGATCAACAAGAATAATGAATAGAATCTGAGAActattagttatttatttttattttcatttattcattcattcatttatttatttaatcatgactattttgtttattatttccATTGTAATTCTTTGTTTGGTAGAAATATTAGAGAGAGGATGTTTAGTTCATACTCCAGATCAGTGGGGGGCGATAAAGCGCCGCAAAGCTGCCAATATACCCAAAAGAAGAAGGAAGCTGTTCACCAGTCTCGAGTTCTGATATTTCCGACAGCACCTGAAGGACACAGCCTCAGGCACCAGCAGAAGGTCGGATCCATCCTGCAGCTGCTACGCCGGACCTCCATCACTTCTCCTAACCGGGAATCAGCCACCATCAGCGGGATATGGCGTCGCGGAGGTTCTTCGTGGGAGGAAACTGGAAGATGAACGGGATCAAGGAGAGTCTGGAGGAGCTGATCACCACCCTGAACACCGCCAGCCTGCACGACCAGACCGGTAACTAAAACAGCCTGCTGACTTACTGACAGGTGCAGTCTGCGGGGGTTTAGAGTGCACAGATTAACAAAGGTGATCGATAAAGTGAGAATCAGACGGGGgaaggtggaggtggtggtgggggggatgCTGCTGATCAGATGACGCAGTGACACTGGGAGTCATGTGATCTGGATGAGTTGCATAAAGGCCTCTGACGTTTCTGCCTCATCCTCAGTGGTGGAGAGTAAACAAGTACATTTTACACAGTGTTGATATATTTGTACAGCTGCAATGATCggttgattaactgattagttgacTGAGAGAAAATTCATCGCCAACTATTTCGATAgtaatcattttgagtcttttttccccccttttttaaaaagatgcccatattctctttttatttagtccattaaactgagtatctttgggttgtagactgttggttgggacaaaagacAATTGAGGACCTCATCTTTGGCTTTTGGAAATAGAAATCAACATTTtgcaccattttctgacattttatagaccaaacaactaatcagttaatctagaaaataatcgacagattaatcaataatgaaaataatggttagttgcagccagaGGTATTTGCACTCCagaatatttctattttctgtcGCTTCATACTTTTTATTCCACCACATTTATTTCATCACTTTTTCTACAATACAGCTGTGTCTAGTTTGGGACCCTTTTCATCTTTCAAATGtctttaaaggacgggttcaatATTTTCCAAGTttatcttaaaacatcagtcaggagcccaaatgaacagtgaaacatgtttttcttgctgtaatcattcttcctgttcatactgaccattagaagatcccttcataatgatgggggacaaaatccacagtcctccttctgtgcaaaaatgtatttcaaagtttatctgaagctaatatgaagcttcagcgtccaaatgagtcaaatcaagtagatatctttctgtctttttagcgccaaagtccctctttttgttactctacttccacctgcagctcaacagggaaacacaaagagggaatttgatgctaaaaagactgtaaatgtgtcagatatccacttgatatgactaaaaGCTGATTTATGGTAGATCGCTCGACACTTTTTATAAGAAATTAAAGAGTCACGCAACGTTTTCAATTTATGCTTCAGAGAAAGGTTTCAgttgtctccatggtaaccagacGCTATCCTCCAGCCGGCTGGTTTAGTTAAATTATATCATCCCAAGTTATCTAAAGTTACAAACCAAAGTATAAATAATgaagttcagtgaaaactgtaatctccatggcaacattaGTATCACTACCCAATCACATTGCGTGACAAAATATGAAAGTGTCGACAAAACAAAATTCTCCAGGTGTGCGACATGAAAGGAATAAATCATAAGTCAGccttaactcagactgctgaggagacgactgtgtggacacactgtggattttttactaaaaacaccgatatccactttatttgataaaaaaataataatcaacagattaatcaataatgaaaataactgttagttgcagtcctagtAGAAAACCAAAGTGACAACAAcggattattattattatttaaaacttttttaacagttaaaatgaacacagacagaaacagtttGGATCACAGTAACATAAACCAGCTGCTCAGCCACACTGCAACTACTATTACTGACTGAACTCCtctggaaataaatgaaacccAATTAAATTCAGTTCAATTAACTCTTTCAGTTCAGGGTCAAAAGTCACTTTTTTGTACCACTTATTATCTGCAGCTAACAGTGTCCCGTTAGCTTCAAataagtactgtatgtgttgcatttttgatttttcatgATGACTAGAGCTGTCAATAGTTGCATACAATGTCTGTGACGCATTGCATAAATGAGTTTAATTTAGGTAGAGCTACATCAATACAatattaaataatcatttttgcctttttttttttaagcagaaatgccaaatattgtctggttccagtttcacaaatgtgagaagcttttctttgttatacgatgttatatttttatagatgttaaactgaacatctttggattTTGAACTGTTCATTCAGAAAAAACgacatttgaaggcatcacCATCAGCTGTAATGGGAAATAATACGAgtcatttttcagtatttactgagattttaaagacaaaacaataaatcaattaattgagaaaatatttagcagattaattgataatgaaaataatcattaattgcagcccttAATTAATCCAgttacaaaatacatttattagaATTTTGAGGTTTGGGTCGCCATAGTAACATATATGGATCCTTAAATGATCAGgttgtgattttctatatttttcgtCAACAAATCTCACGTCCAGAGCCAAACTCCACTAACAGGTATtatgtgtatctaaagcctgatatatcttattcctctgtgctgttgttGTCCAAATACTGTTAAAAAGAGTttcatcagttcattgttggttcgactctgcacatgagatctgctgacaataagaaaaatattgaaaacgGCAGCCTTGACGAGGAAAGGACAGAAAGTGCAAACAGACATAGAAGAAAGACTTTCAGGCTCAGATGATTCACAGAGAGATGAAATTAAAGTCACAATGAACATTTGTTTCTGGCTCATTTCCAGAGGTGGTGTGCGGCGCTCCCTCCATCTACCTGGACTTCGCTCGGTCCCGTCTGGATCCAAAGATCGGTGTCGCGGCCCAGAACTGTTACAAGGTGGCCAAGGGAGCTTTCACAGGGGAGATCAGgtacctcccccccccccccccactgactgAATACACTCACATTAATCATTTATAATACTTCTGAATAATTACACTGGCAGGctgatgaatatttaaataacttttttgtcattttaagtgCTTTGAAGCTTTTCCTGTCTCACCTCTCCCTCCAGCCCGGCCATGATTAAGGACTGCGGGGTCGACTGGGTGATCCTGGGACACTCCGAGCGCCGCCATGTGTTCGGAGAAAGCGATGAGCTGATTGGCCAGAAGGTGAGGCCGACGCTTTGGACTGATGAATCGACAAAACTTGCAATCCATGATTTTAAAGAGATAAATTAAAGATGAATAACAGCAAAGACGCGTCACAGACCTGGTTTTGGTTATTTGCAGATGAAAAGATGTCTTTGTTGACTATATTTTAACATGTATCAGCTTCTGCAGGATCTTCTAGACATATTTCTTGGTAAAAGACTAAACAGTGACATCCTTGACGCCACCACGGCACCGGCAGCTTGTTCAGCTCTGCATACAATCATAAATTTGTCCGCAGGGAGCCGAAGTCATGTGACATCACGTCCAGGTTCCACCAGCTACCGTCACTCAATGCGATATCTCATCCAGCATTTCTGTCATGTGTCCTTCTGGACTTGACTTTCCATATTCTAAGACAATTCATCATCTACTACAGCAGTTATTTTgtagaatacaaaaaaaaacactctctgTTTTCTACAAACGTCTCCACCGCTCAGTCCTCTCTGTTCTGTTGTTATTACAAACATGTCTGAACTAACCTCAACTCGCCCGGTAACCTTTAACCCACGATGGGAAATGCTGTTACCATAACACGACTCTGCTCCAAAGCTTCTTTAGTTATTTAATTTACTACAAATGTCATCCTGTTTTACTTCTGCTCTCTATAAAGGCTTCAGATGTTGCACTTCAAATATTATGTaccaaacacatactgtatgtacatctGTCACAGTTACCGTCTTCATGCAGAAATCATGATTTTGTTTTACTCCTGAACAAAAAAGGAGCATGTAAGAGACACATTTactcaaaaaatacagaaaattaaaatgtgtctgttgtaAATCTACCAGCGTGTTGTCAAAGCTCAGGTGTGCAGCTGCGGGTGAAGTTGTGACTCTGGTGTTGAATCTCAGGTGGCTCATGCTCTGGAGAGCGATCTCGGGGTGATCGCCTGCATCGGGGAGAAGCTCGACGAGCGCGAGGCAGGCACCACAGAAGAAGTCGTCTACGCTCAGACGCAGGTCATCGCAGGTAAACGCAGGAAATACAACAAGAACATTTTTAcccttttatttatatattttatctcctttttcttccctttttttctttctttattattattatttatttttagttagTTGTAAACAAACTTctacattttttcaaattaatatcctcattttcatttccagtTCTTCTTGTATCTGCTTATATTGTGCTCATAAATATGAAACACTGCCTTCCTCCTGCTTCTGTGTCCTCTCAGCCGTCTGTCTGATATCACAGAGAGTTTCCGAATTTTATTAATGATCTTTCCTCTGGTTTCATCTTGGCCTCATTTAACCCACTTCTGCATATAAAGTAGGCTACAAATCCtgatttaaaatgcaaaataggTCAGTGCTTTCTGCCGTCAAAGAAACTTCATGAGACACGATCGTCTTGTTTCTCCgttaa contains these protein-coding regions:
- the tpi1a gene encoding triosephosphate isomerase A, producing the protein MASRRFFVGGNWKMNGIKESLEELITTLNTASLHDQTEVVCGAPSIYLDFARSRLDPKIGVAAQNCYKVAKGAFTGEISPAMIKDCGVDWVILGHSERRHVFGESDELIGQKVAHALESDLGVIACIGEKLDEREAGTTEEVVYAQTQVIAENVKDWGKVVLAYEPVWAIGTGKTATPEQAQEVHEKLRAWLRANVSDDVADSVRIIYGGSVTGANCKELASQGDVDGFLVGGASLKPEFVDIINARA